DNA from Acanthochromis polyacanthus isolate Apoly-LR-REF ecotype Palm Island chromosome 7, KAUST_Apoly_ChrSc, whole genome shotgun sequence:
gagatggaggagagggagaagcGTCAGATGCTGCATGGGCGCTCTCAGACCCATATCTATGCCCAGGACTCTGGCGTGTTTGATGGGGGCTATGGCCTCCCCCACAATGTCTGCTACCCAGATGGGCCTCGAGGCCCCGGTTCCAGGGGCCCAACACCCCCAGCCTATGGAGGCTCCAGGGACAACCTGATGGGGGTCGGGCTGGTGAGCTACGGTCAAAGAACCCCTGTGTTGCGCCATGCCGGCTCCACACTGGGCCGCGCCCCAAGGACTTCATCCACCTCCTTGCACACAGATCACagtagcagcaacagcagccagaGCAGAGCAGGCCCCGAGGGCCCCTATCGCTCCCCAGCTCACCAGCCCCACTCCCCTGCTATGCCCCGATCCCCATCCTACTCCCACCAGAAACTCTCCTACATCAGTGCCCATGAGAGGACAGACTCACCTCGTCTAGGGGGCCCAAGGTATGAATCCTAATGTTACCCCTGGGGGACTGCATGCATTGTGCTGAGCCAGTGGGGATTGTTGGGCACTGAATACTTTCCCACTGGAAACTCTACTCCTTTTGCTGGACACAGCCAGCAATTCATGAGCCCTAGTATACTACTGCTAACTAAGGCGAAATGTAGCATTTGTATATAATGTATGGATTCTTGTTGCAACTGTTCTATTCTGTCCATTTATTCATCATTTCTGTGTGATCTAAGTTTGTGTATGTTCTGTTCTGAttttaatgtttgcttttctaggaaaatatcatttttgtattgtttcacaaatgtcagaaaaataaaattgtgtaACTCCTCATTCCTTTTTCGTTTGCATGCTTTTTACATCCTCATCTAACACTTCTGAGCCTTTTGCTTCACTAACAAATACACACTCCAGTAATCATCCACATTactgttcagtttttgtcatttaaaactgTGATGCTTGAAGCAACTACTCTGCATGTTTTAACAACCCTcattgtttggtttgtgttggaTTTCGGTAGCTCTTTGAGttgagtcattttctgtgttcttCTCTTTCCACTCAGAGAGGCCATGAAAGTTAATGGGCAGATGGACTGCCACCCGAGTGCCCAGGGTGCCACCCTCAGCCCCAGTCGCCACAATAACGTCAAAAAGGTGACGGGCGTAGGAGGCACCACATATGAGATATCAGTGTGAGCAGGGACACCACATCCACCTCCAACGACAACGGCCAGCCCTGCTACAAAGAGATTCTCTACTCTCTGTTATTTCTAATAAGATAACGGCCAGTCAGGGGCACATAGTACTTGCTGCTTTGGATTTAGTGTCCAATCAGTGGATCTGTCTGCTCTTGTGTGGGTCTGTCTAGCCAAATGCCCATGTGTGTTTGTACCGGAGGGGTAGGTTGTCAGTAGATACCGCCGCAGACTGTACTGTGCGTGTGTTTTGTCCAACAAGATCGTCAATGTAATTAGTGTTGTCTCTCAGCTGTGGTCATGAAGCGTTTGTGGTTCCAAATGTCACACACAAACTTTGCTCCAGCAAAAGCTGAGGGCTgaacaaaaacactgcagatgGATTAAACGCTGACGTCCTCACTATGGACTTCTGCAAGAAGACGCTCATCTGAGTCAGTTGACCTCAAGAAGTCAAGGTGCTCACATTAACTTGTACTGTTCGTGCCATCTCCGGCATAAGTGGTGGAGGTTTACAGCTCTGATATGTGATGTACAagtgcagaaaacacaacacaaatgagaagaaaaacgGGGGATATTATGAAGAAAGTCATCCTATCATGTCTGGTGGTTGCATTCATAATTCACTGAGAGCGACTTGtttttaaaggtcccatattgtgtcctttaaaaaaaagccaattaaTGAAAGTCTCATATCTACACAATGTGtctttaaattttcagggaaaaacAATCCCAGCATGGTTCATTTCACCCTGGCAGTATAACCCCTGCTTTCAGCCCTGATCTAAAtgggctgtttcagtgtctgtactGTTAAAtacagctgagctgctgctgtccacaaccccttcaggaagaagactctctctgcatctgctttgttcagtttttgacAGAGCAGACAAACCAGTGGAGTTAATGTATGGTGGCTGACATACAAGTAATCATTTTCCAAGTAAATATAGACAAATTCTTAGCACAGTTGTTTTTAGCTCACATGTATagtgagtttgtcagacaatGTTCTGGTtataaaatttgtattttagcAGTGCAAAGCAGCAGTGTGGAAATGTCTGTGAAGTGAGTGCAGGTGTGTTTTACTGGGCTACGCTTCAGTCACTGTTTCATGACTGACAGATTTGaattgtctgacaacagaaaaacacaaacatgaacaaatTTATTGGAAATCTGGCtgcattaaaatgcaacacGTTAGCACAGGGAGATTGACAGACACGGATGTAAACACGGGCTGAGTTTAGGTTGCACTGAAGCACAAAAGgcgacatgaaaacacagtaatccactcagaccttttttttttttattggtttcaAATCAGAGTTAaagtttccaccatctctgaatgtcccTCACAGTGTCCTCCACAGACCTCTAACCTGTGTGTataccaggcgtgaactaaccgtgacgtcacccgttggtttcaacgccgagaaaatgaagcccggattttgctacgtcctggtcgccattttggattttttggagccagtgacgtaaaaagcatcatcaaacaggctggaccggagagcaactaggggcaggaccagtcgatgggcgggccagactgaagccagactgctgaaagcctcaccctaaaggatctgtcaatcattccagacaagactgtctatcaagtatagccacgccccctggctctgccaactttaatgatttatttaaaattcagtattgatttattttaagatcgccacctgatctctcattttcaccatgaaaactaatggggaaaaaatcctgagctgtagaaaatcggtctgtcaacttttattttttccaaaaatgaattggggtctatggagaaaaagctttttggagccaaccctagcggacggcgtgatattgcaagtttttgacacttccgggtgggcttcatttttggagccagatgctacgtccatctttatatacagtctatggtgtaTACCATCAAAAGTAATGGTAGTACAACCCAGTTTAGTTgcacaacatgctaacacaaAGGATGGTCCTATTGTTGTGGgaatatttctttcaaaaataaaagtaaccCACTGTGTCTCAGTTCTGAGATACTAGGAGTGCATGAAGATTGTTGTGTTGACCCGGTTTCTCCatagaaaatggcaaaaattctTACTGGCTTGTAAAGTTGGGAGGCCATCGAGTTGAGTTGGGCCTAGTGGAACTGCTGTGGTAAGCATCTTCATATTCTCACagtttttaaatttagaaaacatgccaaacacaataaaaacatgttttcactatATGGAACctttaatgaaaagaaaaacaaattaacttaatctttgtttgaaaaaattcTCAGGAATTAATGCAACCAACAGAGATGCTAACTGACATGAATTCATGCAATATGACCGTCTCCTCCGCTGTGTCAGTCAAGTACAGAGGATTTTTAGGGCTTGAAAATAGTTTAGCCCCCTTTACTCCTGTCATGAAAGTGCAGTACGTGACCGaaggtttcagtttgttttccgAGTCGGGCAATTTCATCACGACACAAGCGCTGGGCTGATATATTTGCGTTCTGAAAGACCAGAATACCTCATCCCAACGTTTCTTACTGAATCCAGAACAAGCCCAGCCGTGcacaaccaaaacaaattttctgttaaaggtttgtctaacaaaaaaaagaagaaaaatgctttGTATGTAAGTTTGTGCTATAATCACATGAATGGAAGGGTGTAAAGAATCAAGTCATTGtctcatgtaaaaaaaaaaaaaaaaaaaagtggtcagccatttgatttttttttcatcagtttgtttcctttttatatACCCAACCTTTCAAAAGCTATGTTAGATACATCTTTTTTATACAGATACTTAAGCCTGGAAtgggtgttttgttttgagtggagttttttcccccatttattcataaattatgaattcagtaaataaatgagATATTGGCTAATGGTAAATATACCTTCTTCTACCTTGCAgtgtaaaaaaatgtatgatgAAAAGTAATTGTTAGATATGTGATGCAGaggaaatgaaatattaaagtcACAATCCTTGACTAGTGAGCAGTCAGCGCTGAACTGCCAACACGTGCTGTACACAGTTCAAGGATCAGGCTTTGCATTAAAGCTGCCACACACCCCCTTAGATTCTCAAAGACTGCAAAAGTGACATCATGGAGATAGAAAATGCCAAATCGGTTTGCAGTAGCTGTCTGgtacagctctggcattaaCCACCACCTGAGAGTTAAATGGAActttttttcttgacatttaACCATAAAAATAACTTATAATGATGAAATGGACAATGACAAAATGCCAGAAATTACATGGAtataaaatgttacatttgGTTGCATTAAGTCAAGTTACATTTGCATTAAGAATAAACCATTGTTGCCTTTTTGGGGAAAAGAGAAGCTGTTTCATACACGGTGAAGTATGGCTGAAACACCAACAGTGGAACACcagaagtgttttgttttgagcAGCAAGTGACACTTCTCAGTAAACTTATGAAGTTATGACAGAAAGGTAGATGTACAAAGTGATATGTGGTCTTGTTTGATATGAATTAACGTTactttttactttgtttttagcttattttttcTGATACACATGAAGTTCATTTTCTCCAAAGGTCACAGCATAAAGGCCAGTAGCTGTGGTAGAGTTGCTTTCTGCCAAAATGGGATGTTGTTGAGACTCGCTGTAGTTACTATCTTCTAGCGAGCAGGTCTCCCTTTTAAGGTCTCACCCAGCTGCCTTACCTTCAAGACAGTACAGCAAAGTAACAAGACAGTCTGTTGAAGTCATGTATTTCGGAAATGTCGAACATAGCTTCAGTATTACGGCTGTGGTATACAGGGCTAGCTTTTTGTCAAATCTAATGAGTAGGAATGTCAGCTGAATAGCAAACTGGAGCATCTTGAAATACCAGAACAGACCGTTAGCTGCTGAGTTCCCTGAAATCCCCGTCTGTCATGACTCTCAGACCAGTTTGACCACATATCAGAATGCTATCGATGTCATTCCTCTTTAAGATGACTGCCGTTAGTCCAATGTTCTTTTTCTGGGATGGACATCACTGCAGGTCAGGGGCCATTCCTGACAGTCAGCAATGACTCTGTTCTTTCAGCCATGCGCTGATGTTTTCTGAAACTCATATAGAAAGTTCAATATGTATTAAAATATAGAATATACTATAACTGTACATGCGTTCCTATTTTTGTGAAGAGGAAATATTTCCCAGTGACCTGAGCAGAGTAAATAAAGTTTCCAACTCTTTGAGTGAATCAGCTTCATTCTtgctaaacaaaaaaatcattatctTCATTCTTTTTGGCCAACAGCTAATATTTAACAGCAAAACAGTGTTGTTCTGAAATACCTTTTCAGCAACCAAGTGATTTTAATATGAATCCAAACATGTGGTCTTTAACAGCTTTTATTCGAAGTTGGAGGAAACATTTCCATCATTTGAGTGCAAATGAAAAGCAACATTTCATCCATATACATGTATTTACAGATGCACTGGCACTTAGATGCACTTAAGAGGCAAGGTTAAGAACTCAATTAGtggaaagaaaaggagaggGTGGTGAGCACACAGATCAGATAGGGCACACTCTGTTACATATACTCTACATGCTTTAAAGTCTGGGAATGTTATAATCTAAAGAATACAAACTCGATTTCCTGGTGAGGAACTTAAGTCAGAGCATAGCTGCACCAAACTGATGAACCGTTCACTTTGGACTTAATGGTTTTCAGATATTTaataataggaaaaaaaactaaattcaaagCTAAGTGCATCTGATCTATCAGTCAGCTATCAGTGGACGCTGCAATCTGCAGCACCCATCTGATGCCCCTGCGGTGGATTCCTCTTCTAGCCAGTTCCTAACAGAACTGATCAAAGAGGACCCAAGAAAGACCTATTTCTACAAGGCATCCACTGAAAGGTCTTCACCTTACTTGTTGTCTTTGACAGTGGAAGCGTGAACAGTGGACAGGGTAAGAAGGCCCACTGAGATGCATCGTGGCATTTTACACCTATAATGCACCTCCATAATGCCTGGTCACTGACCCTGTGCTGCTAACAAGCAGGCTACATTATCCTCTCCCCCTACAAACAAACTCTGCTTcagaataacaaaacaaaacaaaatacccCAATGTGGGAATTATCACTATCACAAGCCTCTTTTCACAGTTTGTCAGAAGTAACATTGAACTGTAGATGACAAGGATGGAAAGCGTGGCATTCCATGGTGCAAAGAGGGAAAGGGGTGGGAGGGCAAGGActtctttttttcataaattcactatcttgtatttttttcccccagtggCATCAAGGACTTGTGATCTTGAGGCAaaacagataataaaaaaaaaactaataatatgCAAGTGTCCAAATTCAGTTCATTTAGAGTCTATTgtagaaaaagaggaaaaactgatATATTGAAGATCAGCAAAGCAAGTTCTTGGTTCTCAATTCTTCTCCTCAGCTTTCACCTCCTTTTTCTCGTTTTCATTCTTCTCAGTCTCCTTTTTGTCctcttccttcttttcctcAGATGCCTTGTCTTTTACAGAGAGCTCCTCCAGTTTCTCTGCGACCTTGTTTGCACTATCAGTGTTGCCTGTggcaaaacagtgaaatgtgcTGTCAACTAAAAAGCTATAAAAGTTTGAACTCAGCTGCATGTCCTCATCTCACCTTAAGAGAAAACATTTCTAATTTATTCACGTAGTATCTCGGTTCTCTAAAGGATACTCTACCTCTTTGATTAGGTGGTTGCATTAGAAAACAGTGTCAACTTGTGAAAACTGAAATGTCGCAGAACATACCAACACTAGCCTTTTACAAAGCCAGTAAAGTGTTACATTCTGCATGTTAATGTAGCAGACAGAAAAAGTCCTAGGCTGGAGTGCTCAGCGAAGAACAGAGTGTGTCTGCAAACGTAGGCTGAATAATTGATATTAATTATAATTGCAATTTTGGCAAACCACAATTAAATGGACATAACTGACTGCgacactgacatttaaaatgctttgctCATAGGAAAAGTCCACCCATATGAACAAAGACATTTAGACAAAATCATTTAGTTTCTGGTGGAAAATAGTGCCTTTTTTTGATTGTGAGATAGTATAgaatagggctggacccgaatatgcGAATATCCGGTCATGATGGTGGTATTGGAATATTGGTATCCCCCCCGTTGGACGATGTCGCGTGAACAGTATTGGTCTCATGAATTGGCCCGACATGTCCCCCTGTGTCTGGCGTTACTATAGGAACTGATCCTAATATTTGCCCCGCCCCACCAGCTGGACGTTACGGAGCTGACCAAATACTCGGATGTTCTTCATTAATTGGGCTGAAtagcccagaaactgctatttgggccagccctagtatAGAAATAATCCTGGTCTCAATATCGATCAAACTAATTGCAGGTCTCATTTTGCCCATATTCGAGCAGCCTTACTACATACTTACAGAACTTGGAATTACACCAAGCATAGTTTGAATTTAATTTCAAACACGTCAATATAAACCACTTCAACCTGAGTAGAATACTGTATTAGGGGTTCTGAAAATAATGAATACTGACATTTTAATATGAAACATGAATTACAAGCCTTTCTAACCCACACTGACACAGTGCGCAATTTTAAAAGATAAGTGAAGTCACACTACCATACTTGTTAACAAACACATTACATCTCACCaaactttacatattttataaAGAAAGTGCATAAAAGTTAAGGTGCTACGTACCTGTTCCCTCTAGATTTTTTCTGACCTCCACCTTGCACTCATCAAACTTCACCTTGAACTTCTGAGCATCTGTGAACAGAACATACAtcattcattttaaacagttctAAACATCTTTCAGTGTGATACTTTATTAGATAAACAGACACTTactttctgcatttaaaaagcGTATTGCCAGGAGTTCAGGTTTGGGGCATTCGTCAGCATAATCTGCTAGTGTGTTCCACACCCACGCTCTGTCACTGCCAGCATTGGGCTTCAGCTCCATCGTAGGAACAACTGCAGTTCACAAGAATGGCAACGAGGTTAGCACACGAAGCACGTCCACTAAAAGAAACTATTATATCTTGTGGTAATACAGCTTTTAGCTGGATGTAGCTAGAATGTTTTCTGAAATGGCAAAGTGTAATCCAAGTCACAAACAATGCCtaatcttcttcatcttcttatCAGAGCCTGGAATCCATCCATATTTACTACACAAGGGAAAAATATTAATCCATTTAcctttcatgtttatttttctccacTTAA
Protein-coding regions in this window:
- the ranbp1 gene encoding ran-specific GTPase-activating protein yields the protein MADPKDQEDHDTTADSAEDSNHDPHFEPIVSLPEQDVKTLEEDEEELFKMRAKLYRFASENDPPEWKERGTGDVKLLKHKEKGTIRLLMRRDRTLKICANHHIVPTMELKPNAGSDRAWVWNTLADYADECPKPELLAIRFLNAENAQKFKVKFDECKVEVRKNLEGTGNTDSANKVAEKLEELSVKDKASEEKKEEDKKETEKNENEKKEVKAEEKN